The sequence GAACTAGGCACATCGGAGCGCGTCGCAGGCGGCGCCTGCGCTCGCCTCAACCGAAGCAAGAGGACCGGCCTCGGGGCCGGTCCTCTTGTTTCGTTTTCGGCTCGCTCCGGTGACGCCGCCCGCGACGCGCTCCGATGTGCCTAGTTCCGCCGCTTCCCAGGTTGGGCTAGAGGCCGTGCTCTCCCAGCCAGCGCTCGCACTCGATGGCGGCCATGCAGCCGCTGCCGGCGGCGGTGATGGCCTGGCGGTAGACGTGGTCCTGGACGTCGCCGCAGGCCCAGACGCCCTCGACCCCGGTGGCGGTGACGTTGGGCTTGGTGATCAGGTAGCCCTGCGCGTCGGTGGGGAGCTGGCCGGCCAGGAAGCCGGCGTTGGGGACGTGGCCGATGGCGATGAAGCAGCCGGTGACCGCGAGCTCGGTGTCCGGGCCGCCCTTGGTGTCGGCCAGGACCAGCTTCTGCAGCAGGCCGTTCTCGCCGCCGACCATCCGCTTGACCGTGCTGTTCCAGGCGAAGGCGATCTTCGGGTGCTTCAGGGCGCGGTCGGCCATGATCTTGCTGCCGCGCAGCTCGTCGCGGCGGTGGACGACCGTGACCTTCGCGGCGAAGTTCGTCAGGAAGATGGCCTCCTCCAGGGCGGTGTCGCCGCCGCCGACCACGGCGATCTCCTGGCCGCGGAAGAAGAAGCCGTCGCAGGTGGCGCAGGCGCTCAGGCCCTTGCCGTGGAACTGCTCCTCCTCGGGCAGGCCCAGCCAGCGCGCCGACGAGCCGGTCGCGATCACCAGCGCGTGGGCCAGGTAGTCCTCGCCGTCGGCGACGACCCGGAAGGGCCGCGTCGAGAGGTCGACCGACGAGACGGTGCGGCCGACGATCTCGGCGCCGAAGCGCTTGGCCTGCTCGCGGAACTTGTCGGTGAGCT is a genomic window of bacterium containing:
- the trxB gene encoding thioredoxin-disulfide reductase; translation: MSPQTTPQIHRAIVIGSGPAGYTAALYLSRANIPPLVFEGTQPGGQLTITTEVENFPGFPEGIQGPELTDKFREQAKRFGAEIVGRTVSSVDLSTRPFRVVADGEDYLAHALVIATGSSARWLGLPEEEQFHGKGLSACATCDGFFFRGQEIAVVGGGDTALEEAIFLTNFAAKVTVVHRRDELRGSKIMADRALKHPKIAFAWNSTVKRMVGGENGLLQKLVLADTKGGPDTELAVTGCFIAIGHVPNAGFLAGQLPTDAQGYLITKPNVTATGVEGVWACGDVQDHVYRQAITAAGSGCMAAIECERWLGEHGL